TAACAGCTAAAAAACTTTTTAGAATGACCTATCTTCAACAcagtcagattattttttgctATAGTCATATTAAATAAAGACCCCGATAACGAACTGTCAGTTATGTCTACATATGTAAGATTTGTGGGTAAGAAATATGTTCTTTCTCTGCTAAAGGTACTTCGCTTTAGATGGATACTCATCTTAGTATACGTTGCCCGTAGGCGAGTTAATGAACGGAAAAGACCCAACGTTATAAGTGACTGTGGCAAATAGAACATATTATCTGAAACATCTAGTTCTTCTATGCATGTTTTAGTAGTCCATGCGGTAATGGCATCTGTGTCTATTGTTGAAATAGCATTACTTATCAGATGAAGTTTCTTTAAACAAATTGTTCCCATGTTAAACATATCTGATTTCATAAGATCCTCGCCAGTAGTATAGATATGTCGAAATCCTATGATTGAAAGTGAATCCATTGTTCTTTCTCTGACTCCGTAAAGTCCCTGAATGGCATCATGGATTGTCAAAGTTGATGCTAGAGTTCTCCACATTAATGTAATAAGATTTCCAAAAGGAGCAAGTGTGTTGGTTTCGATCTTTTGGAAAGGTGCTGTGATACTTAGTGCTTTTATATCTGATCTTTTAATACCGTGAAATGAATCATTTAATAAAGACACGGTACCACTGCCTTGAAAGGATAggtatatatttgataaatatatttggtTCAAAAATCCTTTTCCAAACACAAATCCTtcaaaaatatctatagaaaGAAATTCAAGATTTGAAATGGCTTACAAAGCCTGTCCTGGATACACTTTACTGATATGGAAgttatttctttgaatttttaatgtcttcagctttttgagAGCTTCGAAGACATGTATATCCATAGATAATTGTTCTAGTTTGTTGTGTGTGAGATCAAGTTCCTCAATATTAGGGACGTTATCGAATGCTCCGGATGTGATCCTTACTAGTTTGTTTCTTTGAAGATACAATATCGTTAACAGTTGCAGATCCGGAAATGAACCCCGTTCTAGAGAAGTAAAGTTGTTGTTACTGAGATCCAAGACCGTCGTATTTGGGGGTAAATCCTTAGGTACAACGAACAGACGACATCCGGAACATATCACGTGGGTCTCTCCAGGCATTTCACTGGTGTTACAGCAAACCGGAAGTGCATCTAAATGGTAATACAAAAACATTCAGTTTTGATCATGgcaatatataattaatgagtGAGGAATACATAGGTCATTTATATAACTATTAATCTTGTTAAATATGGTATGACATTCAACGAAATACAAAACGTAATGGAAATTATagcatttttttcagaaatcacTTGACATGAATTTGAATAGGTTTAATCAAACCTTATGAAAAATAAcgcaaaattttcgcccagttatggtacatataacTTAAACGAGACAACCAAACCTAACCCTATTTTGAACACATGCAAACATAGCATTGATTGCATAACGCCTACCCTAAACCTTCGGTAAATTAACAAGAAATTGTCATTAGACAATTTGATGTGCTTTATATCGACAAGGAATTATGGTCAATGTTATTCATGTTAACAAACTTGGTACTCATTTTTTTGCCATGTTACATGCGCAATAACAGATTTCTAGGCATTCCAATACTCTTGTTGTTTCAAGATATAACGTTTTTTGGTCTctctgaccttgaatgaaagtcaaggccattcattttaataaacttTATAGTCATTTATCTCGGCATATTACATGGCCTATATCAGGTCTCCTGGTCTGCCAGAACTTGAGaagatattttaatgatttttatcgAACAATCTTAAAGTTTGACCCTTATTCCAAACCGGatgttgacgttttacagaaacgTGTTACAAAGCTGTTTGTTCcatttttattctacataacatttCCAAAACAAAAGGAATTTATCGAGCTATTAACGATATATAGGTCTAAGTTTAAAATTGCATTAAATGTCATAGCGGCTATATTGAATTTTGACCAACATTTAAAATACTGCAGTCAGACCTTGACCTCATCTCATATAGTACGGTGCCATGATCACTGGCGTATATCTTACCATTTTGGAGATCCTTTGTACACAATTCTGAAtgcaaataataataaaagacaAATAAAACATAGGTCTGAATTAAAAGCCTAAATTATCCCCAAAACTCACGATTCATTTTTTTGGCCTACAGAAtaaaaatcattacatatgaCTTTATTATATCGATAATATGCACTATAGAGATCTAATATGCATATATTAGTCTAAGAGAGCACACATGATAAGAACTATATAGTTGCAtaatatacaaagatataaaAGACTGGATATGAACCATTCTTTGTACAATCTATGGTCACTCTTCGCTATGTGCCCCGCAAAAATAGTCGAAATAAGAGATCcgaatgtattttatataacaagCTGTTGTAACAATGAAAATCACTTACCAGATGAACGGAATATCCACAATGTACAGAACGTAAGTAAGGTGGATATTGTTGTGTCTGCCATTTTAAATGTCTATATATCAGGAAGTATTTTACGTACCTGTAACTGTATATTTAATCGACCTTGAAGAACTAAAATTTGATGCTGTGTGCCAAATGTATACACCTAGCCATACGTAAGGTAAGGGAGCACAGCATTTATGCAACACCTAATATGTATCCTTCAAGTTTATGAATCACTAATTATCCAGAAACACGCTTACTCTAGGATTTTACGCTCTGAATAGGGGAACCCCCCTACCTAAACAAAGCATTAGTTTGAGCTGGCTGCGTACAGATGCATTTGCGATTGTTTTGATGGTGTTTGTTTCACCTGTCGCTGGTGTTTTGATGGTCAAGCTCGTCGAAATATAACTAATGCTGAAAGATGGCAAGCAACAGGCATGGTACAAGGTGATCTTACACGTTCATAGAAAATTATGTCTTGGCGAAGGATCCATTGGAGTGACGAAAGCCGTTTTTACTTCCCGTTGACGGAAAGGTTTTTGTTTGAAGACCGAGAAATACGGCTTACGACCAGAATCACATTCTGGGCACGACAACATACAGTGGTGGCGGTCTTACTGTTTGGAGATGCTTTTCTCTGAACTGTAAACTACACTTACATGTTCTCGATGGCACTGTGAATGTGCAAAGTTACTGTGATCATATCCTGCAGCCCTTAATTGTTCCTAATTTCGATGTCCATGGGTTAGCAGATCGTCCCATCCTGATGGAAATTAAATCTACGTAACACATCCGGATTTTgtacagtacttaatgcgtctaacattccctcaaacgcgttttagattcgtttgcgtttctttcgtttagtttcgtttgcgttttgtttcgtcgagcgtttttcgtttgcgtttcgcgttttcgttcgtttgcgttttgattcgatttcgtttgcgttcgtttgcgttttgattcGTTTTGGCTTTCGTTCGTTTTCGTTTGCGTGCGTTTGCGTTTCAATTCGTTTACCGgatgttattcattgatatttgattaaGAATGGTAGACTGCGCATGTGTTGGCTAAACTAAAAGTGGAGTCAAATGACGGTGTAGGCCGATAAATTTACGTGTTCAAAACAATGTAGCaaacatacacaaatattttttttaatccttTTGTATCtagacattaattacatttaataCGTGTAACGTACACACATTGTTTGATAGTAAAGATCATTTGTATACCTTTCTGCAAGGACTTGTATAGCACTATCTTTACACGTGTATGTGCTACAGGGGgacaggtacaatgtacttgtaaCACCCGCGGGGCTCGATAAAGTGGACTGAAGGATTACAGACAGGTGTGAACTCACACCACAGGACGCCGTATATATACTGCTGGTCATAACTCATGTCATCACTGGTGcatgcattataaaaaaaaatatatccgACTCATCACTGTTAGCATTGAATCACGTTATTTTCTAGTGATACACAatattctaataataaaataacacaattaatttctataaaacaatATGTGTGACGAATTCAGAGCAGACTTATAGATACTAGCATtgattgaagaatatttgtacacatgcatgttttatcattatttttaaaatcacgctttataagttaaaaaatgtattgatgCTTGGATATATATGCGTAATCACATACttattggtaaaatatttataagaattgcatattttctaacacgatatatttttcataatgataaatcGTACTAAATCAAAATTGCGAACGTAAAATAGACATCGCTTTCAGAATCCGGATCACTAAGCTACCGTAGTCCCGATCGACATTTATGATTGCATTCTGGTCTTCCGGTCACGCTTTCACTTCGTTtacgtttttcgtttttcgtttgcgtttttcgttttgcGTTTAGCGCTTGACGAAACGCGTTTTTCGTTTTACTCtattcgtttttcgtttgcgtttttcgtttgcgttttcgttcgttttcgtttaacatttcgtttgcgttttgcgttTCGCGCTCTTTCgagggaatgttagacgcattTAGTACTGTACATGCATATCCTTCGGATAATACAAGATATCCTCatagatataaaaatgttattattgcACATCCATGTGAATTTCCGTCCATTTTGTGCTTTACAATAACTGACAAAGTCAGGTTCTTCAAAAATAGAAGTGCTCCCTAACTTATGGCCAAATGTATAGTGTGTTTAACTGTATAGACATGAACTGTATATTCGCATATGCAAATAGCaacttatatatacaaatgtatataatgataGAGTGGCTCTTACATTTGAATACCTTCAAATAGCATTTTGCACACATCACACCAACTACGCATTTCTACGCATGTTCATATCTCCTTTATTTTTGAGCTATCGGGATACTGTTTACATGCTGGAAAACTACAGAAAATAACCGAATTTTgctagtaaaataaaaatcatctGGCAacgttttttttctctttaactGAGTtgaaaaatcatgtcaaataaATTCCGAGCATTTTAAATTGTTGACGTCGTGTGTCAGACAGCGTATCTCGAAATATGCAACGAGTAGCAATAATTAACACTTATATTTCAGTTTTGGTAGTTGATATTGTCAATTTTATGACATTTAATGACATCAttgttataatcaaaattatattgaaaGAATTCGGctataacttttaattttctcgtagcttaaatacatgttataagTATCATGTGTACTACACAGTAAACTTCGACGAAATCctaatacaaaacaaacaaaacatctaTTTACTATACATACCAAGAAAACCTAGAAATCACTGGTCAAAATACTCAAATGTTTAATTCATAAGATTCCAAATTAAGTTTTCTAAAAATCAGATAATTTCGACGGAAATCGCGGTCCGGTACAATCTCTAACTTTGACGTCATCGGAACAAAACAAGCACCTGTGCGATGAAGATGGGCATCGATTTTGAGTTGAATCTCTAtacggtataaatatagataaattTAAACAAGAAATTTATtcaatttatcatttaaataatgaattttgaaacatCGTTTTATATATGTGACGAAGAAAAAGAATATATATGGGATTCCATTTCGGAACAAAATCTGACACGGCATGTTGATGTGTCGCTTGAATTCGGTCAAAGAAATTTCAAACATATGCATCATTTTAAATTTGCAGAAACACTATAGAACACTATCCCAATGTCACAATAACTATATTATTAGTGAGTTTAAGTGTCAATGATGACTCATCTCATTTTTGTTTGAGAGAAGGCAAAATTACATAGATAACATCAGTAGCGTGATAGCGCTTTTATAAAGACTGGTATGCGTGAAGGACATTTCAATGCGTTTCACAACTATGTTAAAGGGTAGCATTACATAACATGTACGATAGCCCGTTTGAGCAGTCCAATTACTACTTCCTGATTGAAGTAGTACGACCATTTACTCTGAAGTAGTTGTAGATTGTGCATTTATCTACTTCAAGTAAACGGTCATGTACTCTTTATCAAGTGTACATGCAAAAAACGTCTTCAATCAGCGGGCCATCGTAAAACTGAGAACCGTGTCTAACGCATTTATACAATGCAAGTTAGGACTGAAGGCTTCTCTAAAATTATATTCAATCCTGGCATTCAATGACGAGGTGCCGGATTAGCATTCAATGACGAGGTGCCGGATTACCACGGATTGGAAATTTTGGTCATCCGAGAACAACCCGCATTCTAGGGCTCTATTACGTCATGATGCCGATGTTAACACGGTGGTGATACGAAGCCGAGACGAACCAGACCGGTCTGTTTACATGTAATCACGGTAACCATCCGGTTGTCTCCCGACAACCCACCGGAATGTGACGGATGATTCACGGACAGTCCGGTGCACTACGGTTTGTATTGGTCTCTACACGATTATTTCACGGATGAACCCGGTGTTGATACGGATATTCACGGAATTCAATCCGTAGATACCAGTGTTCTTTTAgagaccgcagaatcaaaccaaaaatagattcctggaaatccccttttgggcacaagatttcatagagaggtgaatgtttcggagcctgctgattgggtattcagggcgcatcagtttcaaatgtttaatgtgtgggttgggcaatacatgtagatgtaaaatatgtaaagacattttaaaattctgtcaagtttgtgtctgacagggggaggtaatcaatattggaatttcatgaatattttggtcaatttttggtgcggaattcaacataagatggcactccccacataaaagtttagcaagatggtagatcataatttctttttattcacaggtatgcgagatgccattcttcaaaattagtgacaggtgaccagacttgaaaattccatttaacctggacagtggcaaacgttaatatatcgtagTTAACAGCATTGCCATGCCGGACGGTCCCGGATATTGCGGGGTGCATACACGGCTCTTACACGTTAAAGGTGGATTGTCACGGACTATGCTAGAGTGATGGTTCGTGTTAAACTGGCGTCTCATCCTTCAATTTGTGAAAGGAGTTTTAAAGTGAATTCCAACCCGGTAGAAACAGAGAGGGTTCTTGCGCAGCGGATAAAGCTATACCTTGAGTATTGACTCGTTTTTACGAATATACAAATAGTGAGGCTCGTCTCCGACATAATCAATACGAAAGAGacatattatgtaatatgtCCTCGGATTCCTTGTGTCCTTTTGGTTCCTCATAGTGGAGGGAACATTCCTGAAATGTaattatactttatacttagAGCGTACCATACATTAAATGCTATAATTCAGAAATAAGATTCtggatatttatttaaaattgtgttttattgaaaacttgCAGGTACATCAGtaacgactacatgtatatggacaTCATGAAGTGGGTGATTTTTTAGGAAGATAACCAATCTCCTGTTATGAAACCCAGTTcatcaatattttctaattgaaTTTATACTGTTGTGAACTTACACaagttattgtttaaaaaaagaaaacatgacgaacataatgtatagatacatacacatgtatattttatattcatatttaaagCAATTGAAAACGTGTACTGAAAGTAGAGAAAAAGTGTATGTATTTCTTATCAAACGTGCATGTATAATGTAACCAAAATCCGATGATACAAGAAATATGTAATCTAGGTATCTACAATTTAGACAAGACACAATACACATGCATGTAAACACAACATGcctttggctctatagatatacagatACCTCGGTATATGTGTAACACAGTAAGTAGtatgcatacatacatgtgtctatatacaatgtatcatggatacatttttgcatatccggccttcggctgccacttgccgaagggtaaattgcgctccattgcgtaatcgtgttcgttttgtatgtcttgataaaggggcagatcgcctcgaaaatttgacaattttgttttgtccacacggttggaattacttccttgtctcatatttaccatttgaagtaattcgtatccaacagacttacgtttgattggatcccgtgtcatctggaaaatcctgtttatattacttctttgacccctaTACAATTTTTCTATAGTGACAAAGGCCTGTGGTAAATAACACAAGTGTATATGTTTGTAGATACAGCAGTGTATCTATGAAATGGGCAAGACAAGACACATATAAGAACGGTGCAGAGTTTCGGCAAACTAAACAAGACACAAAACACAACCACTGCAGTATGCACACATATGAAGAGTACTACATTGCAATTTTGATTATATCCAAGGGTATATTTAAACCTATTCATCTGAACATCTTGATTTCGAAACACATACGCTATCGGATTACTCCATAGTATTACGAAATAGAGaatgatttatatagaatattatacatgtaatattgacACATATAAGACCCgtgcaaaaatataaaatagttaATGTTGCTAACAGTAACGAGTCAAACAAAACGTTGTacaacaatatataatataaaaatatgtccATATTTTATTCGACTGGAGGCCCGCATAAATGTTCCTATAAGCAAATAATTGCATTTGTGTATATGCACGCATTCAGTTGACATGGTAACACTTAAGAgccaaaaataaataatttgtcatGAAATTGGACCATATTCTCTTTAAAAGTGAATATGCAAGTTGAAAGGTAACCAAAATGATTAATATGAAACAGTTTTGCTACAGCTAAAGCAGGACAAATACAGCgctaaacaaaacatttaaaaaaaacatcagtttaAATAATTCTTGGTAATCATGGTAACAACCAAAGCTAAATTGAAAATGTGACATTCATCTCTTATTTGATGATATACTTGAATATTAAGTTGttaaataatcatataaatCACTTTCATTGGCTTAAGAGCTATAAATGCAAGAAACTTTAAAATTTGTGTGAAAGTCCCAATTTCCGAATGCTATGGCAACGTCATTAATGcaaaaatacatgttttcatataaaatctGAAAAGGGTGTGATCtgaagtttctaaatatatatgtatgtgttttttACCAAACGCCTTGGTGCAAAAGGGTGAAAAATcactttaaacaaaatattggaaTTTCGTGAGTTCCACAAAAAATTCTTGGAAGTAAATGGATTGAAGGTCTCGGTTCAGTTCAGTATATTTCTTAATCATCATTATTTCAACAATATGgcaatatttgataaaatgttatcCGCaagtatttttatcaaaattacaaagaatAACACTTCCTTATCGGTCATTTTGTCAAGTTCAGTCGTTGTTTAGGTAACATGTGAGAATGTTAGATGAAAAGAACTTAAATAGTTGTAAACAAAACTGTATTAGTTTGATACAATGTACTAGTATATCTGTAAGGACTTTGTTTCGTATTTTACACTTTTTCTgtgcaaaataaaataagacATCCATAATAGTGTACATTTTCGACCCCCCCCCTCTTCTATACACATAAACTTGTACAGGTGATTTGTTACAAAGAACACGCTCACATAtcataataaaatgtatttaaatgtcCCTCACAAACAAGCGCGCTATAGTATCACGAATGATTTCATATTAATGCTCAGTCAACATTAACGGATTCCAATATACAAGCTGCAGTGTTTCCCGTTACACCAAGACATTCTTTTCTCTTATTCATGTTTGTGTACGTCCACGAACTAAACGTAAAACGACAGATACAAAAACACCAACATAGACGCTGTGAAATCCAATAAGTGAGATATATTGATTTGGAGCGTCCCTTTTGGTTTCTTCTGAAGGatttcgtttatttttttatattttgattttagataTGCACTGATCACAAAGAGCACTTAAAATCATATGCTGAAAGATAATTAATGACTCAATATTCCGGATTTTGAGGATATCTTAGTAAAAAATATTTCCACCCTGTAACATTCCTTAATATATAAAGAATATGCCCATATCATGTTTATACCTTCGGTATGTGATATTGAAATCATAACTATATAAAAAAGCTGtgttttccacaataaaacgcaaaattaaaaaaaaaaaaaaaatccggacCCAGTTTTAGTGAAGAATTGAATCCAAATAGtcgtgtgtttttttttttctgaaaaaattgATCTGAAGAAAAATCGATTTAAAAATTGACATATTTGAAATACGAAAATCCAACAAAAAGTATACCTCACCATACTATCTTTTTATTCCAAAATGTGACCAATTTGCTTTTTACTGCCCCTTTTTGGTCTGAAAAAGTTTAAATAGGCCAATCCGTAACACCTTTTAaggttttatgttattcatttatCCTTGTTagttttttgtatttat
This genomic window from Argopecten irradians isolate NY chromosome 11, Ai_NY, whole genome shotgun sequence contains:
- the LOC138335235 gene encoding LOW QUALITY PROTEIN: toll-like receptor 8 (The sequence of the model RefSeq protein was modified relative to this genomic sequence to represent the inferred CDS: substituted 1 base at 1 genomic stop codon), with amino-acid sequence MADTTISTLLTFCTLWIFRSSDALPVCCNTSEMPGETHVICSGCRLFVVPKDLPPNTTVLDLSNNNFTSLERGSFPDLQLLTILYLQRNKLVRITSGAFDNVPNIEELDLTHNKLEQLSMDIHVFEALKKLKTLKIQRNNFHISKVYPGQALXAISNLEFLSIDIFEGFVFGKGFLNQIYLSNIYLSFQGSGTVSLLNDSFHGIKRSDIKALSITAPFQKIETNTLAPFGNLITLMWRTLASTLTIHDAIQGLYGVRERTMDSLSIIGFRHIYTTGEDLMKSDMFNMGTICLKKLHLISNAISTIDTDAITAWTTKTCIEELDVSDNMFYLPQSLITLGLFRSLTRLRATYTKMSIHLKRSTFSRERTYFLPTNLTYVDITDSSLSGSLFNMTIAKNNLTVLKIGHSKKFFSCYYAVVKGLTHLKELDISGVDCSEVHPNMFAEMPLLSRLTAKQCNIEHVLSRNTPAIFKGLQNLSFIDLSSNNLHFLHKHLFADQKKTLKHLILSGNLMDRIPTEVLHNLTVLENLDISNNFITTLNYSQYTFLDEMKIKSNDFQIVLHGNPFVCTCENLDFLSWVEASNVIYKKRELLCMTPKGIEVPLAELLETFEQFKEHCVSQTWLIVSVTITFIFFMLGILTREAWRRSVWLRLLCRNPTEATKYTNDIYISYCDEDYSWVRNTLAPRLDEQKIEYCCEDKTFIPGRGIADNIMDAIDSSRQTVFVVSYASLEREWTTFAMRLTYEYSFRVGRENLNIFILLNNIKKSEFPKLIRNKWTIIRPLRWPNKSNTTLDKLTGAQTKFWERLSSQMLRRNSEFKSKYVTETSL